A stretch of Chaetodon auriga isolate fChaAug3 chromosome 21, fChaAug3.hap1, whole genome shotgun sequence DNA encodes these proteins:
- the LOC143339804 gene encoding cullin-1, whose translation MSSNRTQNPHGLRQIGLDQIWDDLRAGIQQVYTRQSMAKSRYMELYTHVYNYCTSVHQSSQGRGSVPPAKPSKKSTTPGGAQFVGLELYKRLKEFLKNYLTSLLKDGEDLMDECVLKFYTQQWEDYRFSSKVLNGICAYLNRHWVRRECDEGRKGIYEIYSLALVTWRECLFRPLNKQVTNAVLKLIERERNGETINTRLISGVVQSYVELGLNEEDAFAKGPTLSVYKEYFECQFLTDTERFYTRESTEFLQQNPVTEYMKKAEARLLEEQRRVQVYLHESTQDELARKCEQVLIEKHLEIFHTEFQNLLDADKNEDLGRMYNLVSRITDGLGELKKLLETHIHNQGLAAIEKCGEAALNDPKVYVQTTLDVHKKYNALVMSAFNNDAGFVAALDKACGRFINNNAVTRMAQSSSKSPELLARYCDSLLKKSSKNPEEAELEDTLNQVMVVFKYIEDKDVFQKFYAKMLAKRLVHQNSASDDAEASMISKLKQACGFEYTSKLQRMFQDIGVSKDLNEQFKKHLTNSEPLDLDFSIQVLSSGSWPFQQSCTFALPSELERSYQRFTAFYASRHSGRKLTWLYHLSKGELVTNCFKNRYTLQASTFQMAILLQYNTEDSYTVQQLTDSTQIKTDILVQVLQILLKSKLLVMEDENANVDEMDFKPDTVIKLFLGYKNKKLRVNINVPMKTEQKQEQETTHKNIEEDRKLLIQAAIVRIMKMRKVLKHQQLLAEVLNQLSSRFKPRVPVIKKCIDILIEKEYLERVDGEKDTYSYLA comes from the exons ATGTCGTCAAACAGGACCCAGAACCCCCACGGACTGAGACAGATAGGCCTGGACCAGATATGGGACGACCTGCGGGCTGGCATCCAGCAGGTGTACACACGGCAAAGCATGGCCAAGTCACGCTACATGGAACTCTACAC ACATGTATATAACTATTGTACCAGCGTCCATCAGTCCAGCCAGGGCCGGGGCTCTGTGCCTCCAGCCAAGCCCTCCAAAAAGTCCACCACTCCAGGAGGGGCTCAGTTTGTAGGCCTGGAGCTCTACAAGCGGCTCAAGGAGTTCCTGAAGAACTATTTGACGAGCCTGCTCAAG GATGGCGAGGATCTAATGGACGAGTGTGTGTTGAAGTTTTACACCCAGCAGTGGGAGGATTACCGTTTCTCTAGTAAGGTCCTCAACGGGATCTGTGCCTACCTCAACCGCCACTGGGTCAGACGAGAGTGCGACGAGGGACGCAAGGGAATATATGAGATCTACTCG CTGGCTCTCGTGACCTGGAGGGAGTGTTTATTCCGACCCCTCAACAAACAG GTAACGAACGCCGTGCTGAAgctgatagagagagagaggaatggcGAGACCATTAACACCAGACTGATCAGCGGTGTGGTCCAGTCTTACG TGGAGCTGGGTCTGAACGAGGAGGACGCCTTCGCCAAAGGCCCCACGCTGTCCGTCTACAAAGAGTACTTTGAGTGTCAGTTCCTCACCGACACCGAACGTTTCTACACGCGTGAGAGCACAGAGTTCCTGCAGCAGAACCCCGTCACCGAGTACATGAAGAAG GCGGAGGCTcggctgctggaggagcagcgCCGTGTGCAGGTTTACCTCCACGAATCCACCCAGGACGAGCTGGCCAGGAAGTGTGAGCAGGTCCTCATAGAGAAACACCTGGAGATCTTCCACACCGAGTTCCAGAACCTTCTGGATGCCGACAAGAATGAAG ACCTCGGCCGGATGTACAACCTGGTGTCGCGGATCACAGACGGTCTGGGTGAACTGAAGAAACTTCTAGAGACTCACATCCACAACCAGGGCCTGGCCGCCATCGAGAAGTGCGGAGAGGCCGCGCTCAAC GACCCTAAAGTGTACGTCCAGACCACCCTGGACGTCCATAAGAAGTACAACGCCTTGGTCATGTCTGCCTTCAACAATGACGCCGGCTTCGTGGCGGCACTCGACAAA GCATGTGGTCGATTCATCAACAACAACGCCGTCACCAGGATGGCTCAGTCGTCCAGCAAATCCCCCGAGCTGCTGGCCAGATACTGCGACTCCTTACTGAAGAAGAG ctctAAAAACCCAGAGGAGGCAGAACTGGAGGACACGCTCAACCAAGTG aTGGTTGTTTTTAAGTACATCGAGGACAAAGACGTTTTCCAGAAGTTTTACGCGAAGATGTTGGCCAAACGACTGGTCCACCAGAACAGCGCCAGCGACGACGCAGAGGCCAGCATGATCTCCAAACTCAAG CAAGCGTGCGGGTTCGAGTACACGTCCAAACTGCAGCGAATGTTCCAGGACATCGGCGTCAGTAAAGACCTGAACGAGCAGTTCAAGAAACACCTGACCAACTCCGAGCCTCTGGACT tggACTTCAGTATCCAGGTTCTGAGCTCCGGGTCTTGGCCTTTCCAGCAGTCCTGCACCTTCGCGCTGCCTTCTGAG ctgGAGCGAAGCTATCAGCGCTTCACGGCGTTTTATGCCAGCAGGCACAGCGGCAGGAAGCTGACCTGGCTCTATCACCTGTCCAAAGGCGAGCTGGTCACCAACTGCTTCAAGAACAG gTACACACTGCAGGCCTCCACCTTCCAGATGGCCATCCTGCTGCAGtacaacacagaggacagttACACCGTCCAGCAGCTGACCGACAGCACACAGATCAAAACT GACATCCTGGTTCAAGTTCTGCAGATTTTATTAAAGTCAAAGCTGCTG gTGATGGAGGACGAGAACGCCAACGTGGACGAGATGGATTTCAAACCCGACACCGTCATCAAACTCTTCCTCGGATACAAGAA CAAGAAACTGAGGGTGAACATCAACGTCCCGATGAAGACGGAGCAGAAACAGGAGCAGGAGACGACTCACAAGAACATCGAGGAGGATCGAAAGCTCCTCATCCAG gctGCCATAGTCAGAATCATGAAGATGAGGAAGGTCTTGAAGCACCAGCAGCTTCTGGCTGAAGTCCTGAACCAGCTGTCGTCTCGATTCAAGCCCAGAGTTCCTGTCATCAAG AAATGCATCGACATCCTGATAGAGAAGGAGTACCTGGAGCGAGTGGACGGCGAGAAGGACACGTACAGCTACCTGGCCTGA
- the LOC143340012 gene encoding uncharacterized protein LOC143340012, producing MPATKVIKPKSVEASRKTLEKTQKVEVRAVNGADSRLQVPAARKSRASSCPRCPQRGGCEGSTRAQRTASKTGCERRTRSTSTAPKTTANWPRTNPDRRRATSSVTHAAVSAKSREVGACPGRREQRSVRAETKHAGQSHKAFTVIPPNPKKRREIQRKAEAELAALEELRLSRAMAYVSINPSSVGGCMSLEEVRLKQQQEMMQAKRKQKPMKTQVMELTPVLKR from the exons ATGCCAGCCACAAAAGTTATCAAGCCAAAGTCAGTGGAGGCGTCAAGAAAAACCCTCGAGAAAACCCAAAAAGTGGAGGTAAGAGCCGTTAACGGAGCAGACAGTCGACTCCAGGTGCCCGCAGCGCGTAAAAGCCGCGCGTCGAGCTGCCCGAGGTGTCCGCAGCGGGGCGGCTGTGAGGGGAGCACCAGGGCGCAGCGCACAGCCTCCAAAACGGGCTGTGAGAGGAGAACCCGGTCCACCTCCACCGCTCCCAAGACCACCGCAAACTGGCCCAGAACAAACCCGGATAGGCGGAGGGCGACCAGCTCCGTGACGCACGCTGCCGTTAGCGCGAAAAGCCGGGAGGTGGGCGCCTGTCCGGGCCGGAGGGAGCAGCGGAGTGTCAGGGCTGAGACCAAACACGCCGGTCAGAG tcacaAAGCGTTCACCGTCATCCCCCCGAACCCCAAGAAGAGACGAGAGATCCAGAGAA AGGCGGAGGCGGAGCTCGCTGCTTTAGAGGAGCTTCGGCTGAGCAGAGCGATGGCTTACGTCTCCATCAACCCGAGCAGCGTCG GTGGCTGTATGAGTCTGGAGGAAGTACgattgaagcagcagcaggaaatgatgcaagcaaagaggaaacagaagccG ATGAAGACGCAGGTGATGGAGCTCACACCTGTCCTGAAACGCTGA